In Papaver somniferum cultivar HN1 chromosome 1, ASM357369v1, whole genome shotgun sequence, a genomic segment contains:
- the LOC113309691 gene encoding uncharacterized protein LOC113309691, with protein sequence MKLRQTQNTIAVLEDENGNIVTDQSKIAELLINHFEEKFKFQEVRFNQNFFQDIRQLVSADENAYLDVVPSDEEVKRAVFKLDPDSSPRPDGFAGCFYRYAWEIFGNDITKAIQHCWRCGFIPQGAFIKGRNIQEQIVISSELVNELDVKRRGGNLGIKLDISQAYDSLSWEFLFQVMRKFGFSEKDVNWIHTLLQSARISVLFNGGHVGYFQVGRGLRQSDTLSPLLFVIAEDLLSRAISRMVQSDKRNVKKLATLLKEYQEASGQIFNLEKSKCFIGGTSTLRKQQITSECRMPLANFPDKYLGVYLTPDRIKTQHIWNCVEQIQASLAGWMEGGVGLRRLEIMNKAFLMKLWWKIQNNKEDWAKFFQEKFITKKGDWIGYYKKSSILPGLKWISEDVQKFTRWIVGTESKISIWNDIWIKDKTLCELYPDNAYLNEFPDMKVENLIVDNEWVMPSELLDMVSINELPVLSLEEDKRIWSGTITGDFSVYSAVECIRTKYSKVSWVHQLWNYSIHPNISSNICKLIRNICPTDEK encoded by the exons ATGAAACTGAGACAAACTCAGAATACAATTGCAGTACTAGAAGATGAAAATGGAAATATTGTAACTGATCAATCCAAAATTGCAGAACTGCTTATCaaccattttgaagagaaatttAAATTTCAAGAGGTAAGATTTAATCAAAACTTCTTTCAAGATATTCGTCAACTGGTAAGTGCAGATGAAAATGCTTATTTAGATGTAGTTCCTTCTGATGAAGAGGTGAAAAGAGCAGTATTTAAACTTGACCCTGATAGCTCCCCTAGACCAGATGGATTTGCAGGATGCTTTTACAGATATGCTTGGGAAATATTTGGCAATGACATCACAAAAGCTATTCAACATTGCTGGAGATGTGGATTTATACCTCAAG GTGCTTTCATAAAAGGGAGAAACATTCAAGAGCAAATAGTTATATCCTCTGAACTAGTGAATGAGCTGGATGTTAAAAGAAGAGGTGGTAATTTGGGCATAAAATTGGACATCTCTCAAGCTTATGACTCACTCAGCTGGGAGTTTCTGTTTCAAGTGATGAGGAAATTTGGATTCtctgaaaaagatgttaattggATTCATACTTTACTGCAATCTGCAAGAATATCAGTACTTTTTAATGGAGGGCATGTGGGATATTTTCAAGTTGGAAGGGGTCTCAGACAAAGTGACACTTTGTCTCCTCTTCTTTTTGTTATAGCTGAAGATCTTCTGAGCAGAGCAATATCAAGAATGGTCCAATCAG ATAAAAGAAATGTTAAAAAGCTAGCAACTTTACTCAAGGAATATCAAGAAGCCTCAGGTCAAATTTTTAATTTGGAAAAAAGCAAATGCTTCATAGGTGGAACAagtacattaagaaaacaacaaattactTCTGAATGCAGAATGCCACTTGCTAATTTCCCAGACAAGTACTTAGGTGTTTATCTAACTCCAGATAGAATCAAAACTCAACATATTTGGAATTGTGTAGAACAAATCCAAGCAAGCTTAGCTGGATGGATGG AAGGGGGTGTTGGCTTGAGAAGACTAGAGATTATGAATAAGGCATTTCTTATGAAACTTTGGTGGAAAatacaaaacaacaaggaagattGGGCTAAATTTTTTCAAGAAAAATTCATTACAAAAAAAGGGGACTGGATTGGATATTAtaagaaatcttctattcttcctggctTGAAATGGATCTCTGAAGATGTGCAAAAATTCACAAGATGGATAGTTGGCACTGAATCAAAAATATCAATTTGGAATGACATTTGGATAAAGGATAAAACATTGTGTGAATTATATCCTGATAATGCATATCTTAATGAATTCCCTGACATGAAAGTTGAAAACCTAATAGTTGATAATGAATGGGTTATGCCTTCTGAACTTCTTGATATGGTTTCAATCAATGAGCTACCTGTACTCAGTTTGGAGGAAGACAAAAGAATCTGGAGTGGCACAATTACTGGGGATTTCTCTGTTTATTCTGCAGTTGAGTGTATCAGAACAAAGTATTCAAAAGTG